GCGGTGGCGGTAGCCGCGCCCACGAGGCCAAAGCGGGGAATTAACAGGGCATTTAGCACGATGTTTAACCCGGCTGTGATGCCAGTGGCGATCGCCGTATCCCGTTCATTCCCACTCATCAGCAGTAAAAGCCCTGCGAGTTCTAAGAACGAAGCCAGTAAATAGCCACTGCACAGGATGATCAGCGCTTGATTGCCCCGGAGAAACTCTGCCCCAAATAAGCCGAGGAAGATATGACCAAAGGGAATTAGCAGACCCGCCACACAGACTGATGCCCCAAATGCGAGCCGGGCACTTTGGCGTAGCACCCGACGAATCGCCGTCCAATCCTGCTGAACATAAAGTTGGGTAATTGTCGGCCCACTGGCGGCAGAGACCGCCGCAATAATGAATTGCATCAGTTGTGCCCCGCGACCCACGACGGTGTAAATCCCGGCTGCATCGCTGCCGCGCAAGGCTCCGAGCATCAGCACATCGGTTTGTTGATTAATCACAAACATGGCCACGATCGCCAGGAATGGCAAGGTGCTGCGAAACCAAACCCGTTTTTCCTGGGCAGTTGGTTTTGGCGCATGATGTGGGGGCATCACTTGCTGGAGCTGCCGCGACCCGAACCAAAAGGCCGCCATCACACCAGCGAGGGCACTGAGCATCACTTGAGTCGTACTAACTTGGCCTTGATTGAATAGGTAGAGACTCCCAACGCCGATGATCAGCAGTAGCGGTTTGACAATCAACTCCGGAATATTCGACTGCATCACTTGGTTGTAGCCCCGCATCGCCCCTTGGCGTAAACCGGCGAGGCTGGTGAGCGGTAAGCCCAGCATGGCAATCAGAAAGACGATCATGGCCTCGGGGGGCTGTTGGACTTGGCCACGTTGCAGCATGAGCCAGTAAATAACGCCTTCGCCGCACAGTGCAAGGGCGATCGATAGCCAGAGCACCAGTTGATTACTCCAACGCCAGAGTTGGGTGAGGGCGGTGTGATTGGCTTGGGCTTGATAGGCCGCGACTTCTCGGGCCAAATATTCCGATAGCCCGAGGGTGGCCGGAATCACTAAGAAATTCACCCAAGTCAAGGCATAGATATAATCGCCAAAGCCTTTGGCGCCCAACAGTCGGGCCAGGAAAATATTGGTGCCAAACGCGATCGCCAGCGAAACGATCTTTAGCCCAAAAGAGCCGATCGCATGTTGCGCCACGACGCCCAACCAGTCGCGCGATTTGAGTTTGGTCACAATATTCATAAATCGATTCAGCGAAAATCTGGCTCAAATGCGAATAGCAGGATGTCAAAGCCCGAATAGCAGGATGTCAAAGCCCGAATGTTATAGACCGATTGCTCAAGGCCGGACTCGGGCTGACGGTTTCAGGAATAAGGTTATGAGTCATGGTGTGCTCAATCTATGACTCCGCTCAGGCAATCCACTCGACCTGTGATTGTGCGGTCGAGTCAGCGCATTTCCCTAACGGAAAATACTAAATAAGAAGCCTAAGGGGCTGAGAATTGGTGCCGCAATATCGAGGAACTTACGTCCTCCATCCTTCGGCACCATAATCACATCGCCTTCTTCGACTTGGACCGTATCGACTAAGTTACGCAGGTCCAAGGTCTGTTTTGTGATTTGGCCACTATCATCGAGGCGGACCAGGGTGACGGACTTGAGTTTGGCTTTATCCGTGGGGCCACCGGCGATCGCCATCGCACTCGATAAGGTGCTGTCCGGCGGAACTTTGACTTGACCCGGCGCTTTCACCTCGCCGACGACCCGGACGCGAATCGTGCTGGGCGCTAAGCTCGATCGGGCCATCAAGCGCCGATTGATGGTGGCATCAGCGGTCAGTTTCGGCACATACAAGGTATCGCCGTCCCGCAGGGTTTCTGGGCTTAAGCCGCTCTCGGACATCAAAGTCTTCCACAGATCAATTTCGGTGGTTTTTGATTCGCCATTCGGCTGGGCGCGCTTCAGCACAACCCGGCGAATATCGGCGTTCCGCGTCACGCCTCCCGCTTGCAGCAGAGCGACGTTGATTGTTGGCATATCGGTGCTGTTCGTACCTTCGGCGGTGGTACTCGTCGAACCGCGTAATTGCAGGGGCCCCGGACGTTGAACTTCCCCAGCTACCGTAATGGTGATCGGACGGAGGCTGATCAAGTTGACCGTCACGACCGGTTCAACCAGGTAGGTGAGCAATTTTTGGGTGAGCTTGTTGGTCAACTGCTCTGGCGTATCGCCACTGACCGAAACCCGTCCAACGACCGGCAGGGTGATGGTGCCATCGGACATGACTAGCATCGAGCGGTTGTACTCATCGTAGCCATAGACCGCCAGCTGGACGCGATCGCCCGGTCCAATGATGTAACTATTGTTGGTGCCGGGATAGGTTCTCGGTGTCGCTTCCAAGGGCAACGGTGAAATTTTGGGCATGGCCGCACTGCTGCTGTTTGGGGCAGTGGGCAAGATGGAGGGTGGCAGTGGGGTTTGGGCTTGGGCGGCGATCGCTAGACCACCACTGAGCAAGCTGGTTAAGACTAACTGTTGGCTCAGTTTGACCGCCAAGTTGCGGTGTTGCCGACGCGGAGTTGAGTAAACAGATTTCATAGTGACTAACTTAACTAAGCGGGTTAAGGGATGAGTAACGACATCAAGCAAGGCAATTTCCCCCAACGACTTATCGAGGGGTAAGACGAGAGCGATCGGGTTGGCGATAGTAGTAATCAGCGGTGCGGCGCAGATAGCTGCTCGGGTGCTGCGCTTCGGGCACGGCATTGGCCACGACCCCGACGACGCGTTGGCCGGAATTCTGCAGCATTTCACGCACGACGCTGGCACTGCCGGTATCAATCGAACCGGGCCGCGCAACTAAAACAATCCCATCGACCATCTTGCTCAGATTCAACGCATCCGAAACCAATAGCGGCGGTGCATCGACTAAAACCCAATCGTACTGTTGCGATAGGTCATTAATCAGCCACTCCATCTGCAGGGAACTAATCAGCGTCAGCGGGTCTTCGCGGGAGATACCGGCGGGCAGAATATCCACATTCGAAGAGGCAGCGATGACGGTCGGCTTCTCCTGGTTCTTGCTGAGAAAATTGCTCAACCCGAGGTCATTGCGAATGTCCCAAATCAAGTGTTGTGATGGATTGTGCAAATCGGCATCAATCACTAAGACGCGATCGCCTAATTGCCCCAAGGTTTGGGCCAAATTTGCCACAATGGTCGATTTGCCTTCCTTGGCGAGGGCGCTCGTGATGACCAACGATCGGGTGGATTGGTTTTCTGTAAAGAACTTCAGATTGGTTTGGAGCAGCCGGAAGACTTCACGGCCCAAGGGATTAGATCGGACGAGTTGGGCGGCACCCGCACCCGGTTTCCAAATCGGGCCACCTAAGCGCAGGCGGGGCACCATGCCCAAAAACGGATAGGGCAGTTCCTGCCGCAAATCTTTCACACTGCGAATCACCGAATCCCGTAAATCTAAGCCGAATGCGGTGATTAAGAACATGAGGCTGGCCGCCGTTAAGCCACCGCCCAAAATCAACCAGCGACGTAACGATCGTGGGCTATCCGGGATAACCGCCAGCGAAGCAATCCGGGCATTCCCCGGATTTTGAGTTTCGGCAATGGTGACCGCCTGCAAGCGTTGCGTCAGTGCTTCGTAGTCTGACTTTAAGGTGTCGACTTGGCGGTCTAAGTCCTGCTGCTGCTTTTCCAGTTGGGGCAGGATATTTGCGCGGTTCTGATAGTTCGCCCGCGTGTTATACAGCGTGCGGAGCTGGCTGCTTAAACCTTGACGGACGACCGCGCCATTCACCATATCCGCAATCAGTTTGGCCTTGAGCGTATCGATTTGCAGATTTTGGGTATTCAAGCGGCTATTGCCTTCCAGCACACGGGCTAGGCGTGATGACAATAGGCGATCAAGGGCCGCAATCCGCCGTTCGAGACTCGTAATCGCCGGGTGTGGTGATTTGTAGCGGGTTTGCTGGGTGACCAGTTCCGCTTGGGTCTTGCGGTATTCTTCGAGAACTTGCTGCACATCCGGCGATTGACTGACCGCATTTAAGGCAATGGCACTGGGTTCATCGACGCCGAGCTTCGTTTGCAGCGACTGGCCCCGAGCAACCGTATCGGATAGTTGGGTGCGGACTTGCGAAATCTGCTCATCGATCCCCGCCAGTTTTTTAACGGCTGAGACCGATTCTTCTTGCAAAACCACCACATTGTTTTGCTCTTTGAAGTTCTGGAGGGCGGCTTCCGCCTGGAGCAATTTGCTTTCG
The DNA window shown above is from Romeriopsis navalis LEGE 11480 and carries:
- a CDS encoding polysaccharide biosynthesis/export family protein — translated: MKSVYSTPRRQHRNLAVKLSQQLVLTSLLSGGLAIAAQAQTPLPPSILPTAPNSSSAAMPKISPLPLEATPRTYPGTNNSYIIGPGDRVQLAVYGYDEYNRSMLVMSDGTITLPVVGRVSVSGDTPEQLTNKLTQKLLTYLVEPVVTVNLISLRPITITVAGEVQRPGPLQLRGSTSTTAEGTNSTDMPTINVALLQAGGVTRNADIRRVVLKRAQPNGESKTTEIDLWKTLMSESGLSPETLRDGDTLYVPKLTADATINRRLMARSSLAPSTIRVRVVGEVKAPGQVKVPPDSTLSSAMAIAGGPTDKAKLKSVTLVRLDDSGQITKQTLDLRNLVDTVQVEEGDVIMVPKDGGRKFLDIAAPILSPLGFLFSIFR
- a CDS encoding GumC family protein — encoded protein: MHSSQPPNLQGNGYHEEADLGKYWAVLRRRWLPSSLMFLLIAVPAALFAINQKPTYQADGKLLFRKKDTGLSLLIDSSRNQRVGELEALNSLNTPVDTEAQVIQTLPLVEQALAQQPLRDAKGDPLRPADVIKQLKAKGIKGTDVVAVSYQHGEAEAASKFVNALMNVYLEHNRQVNQNEASAAKRFILKQLPLTESKLLQAEAALQNFKEQNNVVVLQEESVSAVKKLAGIDEQISQVRTQLSDTVARGQSLQTKLGVDEPSAIALNAVSQSPDVQQVLEEYRKTQAELVTQQTRYKSPHPAITSLERRIAALDRLLSSRLARVLEGNSRLNTQNLQIDTLKAKLIADMVNGAVVRQGLSSQLRTLYNTRANYQNRANILPQLEKQQQDLDRQVDTLKSDYEALTQRLQAVTIAETQNPGNARIASLAVIPDSPRSLRRWLILGGGLTAASLMFLITAFGLDLRDSVIRSVKDLRQELPYPFLGMVPRLRLGGPIWKPGAGAAQLVRSNPLGREVFRLLQTNLKFFTENQSTRSLVITSALAKEGKSTIVANLAQTLGQLGDRVLVIDADLHNPSQHLIWDIRNDLGLSNFLSKNQEKPTVIAASSNVDILPAGISREDPLTLISSLQMEWLINDLSQQYDWVLVDAPPLLVSDALNLSKMVDGIVLVARPGSIDTGSASVVREMLQNSGQRVVGVVANAVPEAQHPSSYLRRTADYYYRQPDRSRLTPR
- a CDS encoding flippase, coding for MNIVTKLKSRDWLGVVAQHAIGSFGLKIVSLAIAFGTNIFLARLLGAKGFGDYIYALTWVNFLVIPATLGLSEYLAREVAAYQAQANHTALTQLWRWSNQLVLWLSIALALCGEGVIYWLMLQRGQVQQPPEAMIVFLIAMLGLPLTSLAGLRQGAMRGYNQVMQSNIPELIVKPLLLIIGVGSLYLFNQGQVSTTQVMLSALAGVMAAFWFGSRQLQQVMPPHHAPKPTAQEKRVWFRSTLPFLAIVAMFVINQQTDVLMLGALRGSDAAGIYTVVGRGAQLMQFIIAAVSAASGPTITQLYVQQDWTAIRRVLRQSARLAFGASVCVAGLLIPFGHIFLGLFGAEFLRGNQALIILCSGYLLASFLELAGLLLLMSGNERDTAIATGITAGLNIVLNALLIPRFGLVGAATATATSTVARGIYFNICTRRRFGMTPNPFF